The Oncorhynchus kisutch isolate 150728-3 linkage group LG20, Okis_V2, whole genome shotgun sequence genome has a segment encoding these proteins:
- the LOC109865363 gene encoding solute carrier family 35 member G1, which translates to MGDLTDSNSIDDRVLSVVPRREEDIKVVFHKVGDDDDDEHTTERINLQSNNHDERSNDKDARTRTMESSAMERYCPLIYCRIGGGGDPISTDAGDTVAKEKKHCPGLGLFYGLLATVFFSVIALLVKTIDGVHAVEISAIRCFFQMLFVMPMLIYHKTGFLGPRDKRIYLVMRGFLGSNAMILLFYAVQQMPLADATVIMFSNPVFTALLAWIFLKEKCTIWDCVFTVFTLAGVIMIARPPFIFGARIEEIEGDYTNHLKGTIAAFGGAMGAACTFVILRKMGKSVHYYLSVWYYAVIGFIECFITLFILGEWTIPFCGRDRWILMLIAILGIAGQTFLTKALQIEKAGPVALMRTVDVVLAFIFQFIFFNRKPTMWSLGGACCVVVSTCGVALRKWYSNTHPRKS; encoded by the exons ATGGGGGATTTGACGGACAGTAATAGCATAGATGACCGAGTTCTATCGGTCGTTCCTCGTAGAGAAGAGGACATCAAAGTTGTATTTCACAAAGTTGGCGATGACGACGACGATGAACATACAACTGAAAGAATCAATTTACAAAGTAACAATCATGATGAGAGGAGCAATGATAAGGACGCAAGGACTAGAACAATGGAAAGCAGCGCGATGGAAAGATACTGTCCTCTCATATATTGTAGAATTGGCGGCGGCGGGGATCCCATCTCAACGGACGCAGGAGACACAGTTGCTAAAG aGAAAAAGCATTGTCCAGGACTGGGCCTGTTCTATGGCCTGCTGGCAACAGTGTTCTTCTCCGTTATAGCTCTTCTGGTGAAGACAATCGATGGAGTCCATGCTGTAGAAATCAGTGCCATTCGCTGCTTCTTCCAGATGCTGTTTGTTATGCCTATGCTTATCTATCACAA GACTGGCTTCCTTGGACCAAGAGACAAGCGGATCTATTTGGTGATGAGAGGATTCTTGGGTTCTAACGCCATGATCCTATTGTTCTATGCAGTTCAGCAGATGCCCCTGGCTGATGCAACAGTCATCATGTTCAGCAACCCAGTGTTCACTGCCTTGCTAGCCTGGATCTTCCTCAAAGAGAAATGCACAATCTGGGACTGTGTCTTCACTGTGTTCACACTGGCTGGTGTCATAATGATAGCCAGGCCTCCCTTCATATTTGGTGCTCGTATAGAGGAAATAGAGGGAGACTACACCAATCATCTCAAGGGGACTATTGCAGCCTTTGGTGGAGCGATGGGAGCAGCTTGCACTTTCGTAATACTCAGGAAAATGGGCAAAAGTGTCCACTACTATCTGTCCGTGTGGTACTATGCTGTCATTGGTTTCATTGAGTGTTTCATCACTTTGTTTATACTTGGTGAATGGACCATTCCATTCTGTGGGAGAGACAGGTGGATCCTTATGCTGATAGCGATCCTGGGCATCGCTGGCCAAACGTTCCTCACCAAAGCACTACAGATCGAGAAGGCCGGCCCTGTGGCCTTGATGAGGACCGTCGACGTGGTCCTAGCTTTTATTTTCCAGTTCATTTTTTTCAATCGAAAGCCCACCATGTGGAGTCTCGGTGGGGCATGTTGTGTGGTCGTCAGTACTTGTGGTGTGGCGCTAAGGAAGTGGTACAGCAACACACACCCAAGAAAGAGCTAA
- the LOC109865527 gene encoding leucine-rich glioma-inactivated protein 1, translated as MGYASKTLNGCMVLIWIATVLLLSETRRVKQPRCPASCTCTKDNALCENIRSVPHSFPPDVVSLSFVKSGFTEITGGSFLHTPALQLLLFTANTFDSIDEDAFLGLPHLEYLFIENNKIASISPYAFRSLKALIHLSLAYNNLETLPKDVFKGMDALAKVDLRGNHLECDCKLKWLVEWMRTTNATVDQISCSGPPLFQGKLINDLVPGSFDCITAEFASYQPLTFESISVESFTFGMDQFVVFAQPFTGTCSFLEWDHVETVFRTYDSVQSTSTVVCKPMVIDNQLFIIVAQLFGGSHIYKRDISANKFIKIQDIDILKIRKPNDIETFLIDGESFFVIADSSKAGSTTVYKWNGNGFYSHQSLHAWYRDTDVEYLEISGKPHLILASSSQRPVVYQWSKSLKKFDRRTDIPEMEDVFAVKHFKVKSELFICLTRFIGDSKVMRWDGSMFKEVQTMPSRGSMVFQPISIGNWQYAILGSDYSLTQVYQWDLKRGQFVYFQDLNIQAPRAFSLVSIDNREFLLASSFKGKTQIYEHLMIDLSNN; from the exons ATGGGATATGCAAGCAAAACCCTGAACGGATGCATGGTGTTGATTTGGATCGCCACGGTCCTGCTTTTATCGGAGACCAGAAGAGTAAAGCAACCTAGATGCCCCGCATCTTGTACGTGCACCAAAGATAATGCACTGTGTGAAAATATAAGATCGGTCCCTCACAGCTTTCCACCTGATGTCGTTTCATT ATCTTTTGTCAAGTCTGGATTCACCGAAATCACTGGAGGAAGCTTCTTACACACGCCTGCTCTACAGCTTCT TCTATTCACTGCCAACACGTTTGACTCAATTGATGAGGATGCGTTCCTGGGACTACCGCATCTGGAGTACCT GTTTATCGAAAACAACAAAATTGCTTCAATATCACCATATGCATTCCGGAGCCTAAAAGCACTGATACACCT GAGCCTGGCCTATAATAACCTTGAGACATTACCCAAAGATGTTTTCAAGGGCATGGATGCTTTGGCTAAAGT AGATCTGAGAGGGAACCACCTGGAATGTGACTGCAAACTAAAGTGGCTAGTGGAGTGGATGCGTACCACCAATGCGACGGTTGACCAGATCTCCTGCAGTGGGCCCCCGCTTTTCCAAGGGAAACTGATCAATGACCTTGTGCCCGGGTCATTTGACTGCATAACAGCAG AGTTTGCCTCTTATCAGCCCCTGACGTTTGAATCCATTTCGGTGGAGTCTTTTACCTTTGGCATGGACCAGTTTGTTGTGTTTGCCCAGCCCTTCACTGGTACATGCAGCTTCCTGGAATGGGATCACGTTGAAACGGTTTTCAGAACCTATGACAGCGTTCAAA GTACATCCACTGTGGTATGCAAACCCATGGTGATTGATAATCAGCTGTTCATCATTGTAGCCCAGCTCTTTGGTGGCTCTCACATTTACAAGCGGGACATCTCTGCCaacaaattcataaaaatccaggACATTGACATCCTGAAAATCAGGAAACCTAATGACATTGAGACTTTCCTTATAGATGGTGAGTCCTTCTTCGTGATCGCAGACAGCTCCAAGGCCGGTTCTACCACAGTGTACAAATGGAATGGCAATGGGTTCTACTCTCACCAGTCCCTTCATGCCTGGTACCGCGACACAGACGTGGAGTACCTGGAGATCTCTGGTAAGCCCCATCTGATCCTAGCCAGCAGTTCCCAGAGGCCTGTTGTCTACCAGTGGAGCAAGAGCCTGAAGAAGTTTGACAGGCGCACTGATATCCCCGAAATGGAGGACGTGTTTGCGGTCAAGCACTTTAAGGTGAAGAGTGAACTTTTCATCTGCCTGACGCGTTTCATCGGGGACTCCAAGGTGATGAGGTGGGACGGTTCCATGTTCAAAGAGGTACAGACAATGCCTTCGCGAGGCTCCATGGTGTTCCAGCCCATCTCCATCGGCAACTGGCAGTACGCCATCCTCGGCAGCGACTACTCCCTGACGCAGGTCTATCAGTGGGACTTGAAGAGGGGCCAATTTGTTTACTTCCAGGATCTAAACATACAGGCACCAAGGGCATTCTCTCTGGTGTCCATTGACAACAGAGAGTTTCTGCTGGCCTCCAGCTTCAAAGGGAAAACTCAGATATACGAGCACCTAATGATTGACCTGAGTAATAATTAA